A region from the Leptospirillum ferriphilum ML-04 genome encodes:
- the recO gene encoding DNA repair protein RecO, which produces MEQYALVLRSVRYLESDRVVTFFSREEGVLTGFARGATGMSNRFGASLEPLTLSTILGRFHLEGTLYRIHKASIVNPFSYVKSDLDRCYWAGMGIRLLLGLLPPALPEPPVFDLAVNYLELLSAQKISPAFAWIRFAASALDLLGYQIRADDCSLCKESPFGNSLFYYPMDGRVLCSRCLENPGRMEVGLKVEVRVLRFLDGIARNGGEIPADTPILSRSVEFLDRILSCRVKDWRTIDSLPVRIV; this is translated from the coding sequence TTGGAGCAGTATGCCCTGGTTCTGCGGTCGGTCCGATATCTTGAGTCCGACAGGGTGGTGACCTTCTTTTCCAGGGAAGAAGGAGTTCTTACAGGATTTGCCCGGGGAGCGACGGGGATGTCAAACCGTTTTGGAGCTTCCCTGGAACCCCTGACTCTTTCAACAATACTCGGAAGGTTCCATCTCGAGGGAACTCTTTACCGGATCCATAAAGCGTCTATTGTGAACCCGTTCTCGTACGTCAAATCTGACCTGGACCGATGCTACTGGGCGGGAATGGGGATCCGTCTTTTATTGGGACTTCTTCCTCCTGCCTTGCCGGAACCGCCTGTTTTTGATCTTGCGGTCAATTATCTGGAACTCCTCTCGGCCCAAAAGATCTCGCCGGCTTTTGCCTGGATCCGTTTTGCGGCATCCGCGCTGGACCTTCTTGGATACCAGATCCGGGCAGATGACTGCAGCCTTTGCAAAGAATCTCCCTTCGGAAATTCCCTTTTTTATTATCCAATGGATGGAAGGGTCCTGTGTTCCCGTTGTCTCGAGAATCCCGGAAGGATGGAAGTGGGACTGAAAGTGGAAGTGAGGGTCTTGCGCTTTCTTGATGGAATTGCGAGAAACGGGGGGGAGATTCCAGCGGATACCCCGATTCTGAGCAGGTCGGTTGAGTTTCTGGATAGGATCCTGTCCTGTCGGGTGAAGGACTGGCGAACGATCGATTCCCTGCCGGTCCGTATTGTCTAG
- a CDS encoding CDGSH iron-sulfur domain-containing protein, translated as MDKTVVKCFKNGPYEIQGEVEITDANGKKVSKDGTGTYHLCRCGGSSKKPFCDGTHSRIQFKSE; from the coding sequence ATGGACAAGACGGTCGTGAAGTGTTTCAAAAATGGTCCGTATGAAATCCAGGGAGAGGTCGAGATCACGGACGCAAATGGGAAAAAAGTGAGCAAGGACGGAACAGGAACGTATCACCTCTGCCGTTGCGGGGGGTCGTCGAAAAAACCTTTTTGTGATGGAACGCACTCCCGGATCCAGTTCAAATCCGAGTAG
- a CDS encoding Rrf2 family transcriptional regulator — protein MQLTLYSDYSIRVLLYLAAKADGPATISEVAESYGISRNHLVKVVHNLSQSGYIRTTRGKKGGMVLGRNPKDISIGGLLRQTEPDFRLVECLQEESSGCPIDQVCSLKSVFRTALYAFLNTLDGFTLADITGNVGLLKPILIDRARSGKGEAFSPERDKSPSAVLPVGR, from the coding sequence ATGCAGTTAACCCTTTACTCCGATTATTCCATCCGGGTTCTTCTTTATCTGGCTGCAAAGGCCGATGGTCCGGCGACCATCTCCGAGGTGGCGGAATCCTACGGAATCTCCAGAAATCACCTCGTGAAGGTGGTCCACAACCTCTCCCAGAGCGGATATATCCGGACGACGCGCGGGAAAAAAGGAGGAATGGTTCTGGGACGGAATCCGAAGGACATCTCGATCGGAGGTCTCCTGCGCCAAACAGAACCGGACTTTCGTCTTGTCGAATGTCTCCAGGAAGAGTCTTCCGGATGTCCCATCGATCAGGTTTGCAGTCTCAAGTCGGTTTTCCGGACGGCTCTGTACGCCTTTCTGAATACGCTGGACGGGTTTACGCTGGCCGATATCACCGGGAACGTCGGGCTTCTGAAACCCATTTTGATTGACCGTGCGAGATCCGGGAAAGGAGAGGCGTTCTCTCCGGAACGGGACAAAAGTCCTTCCGCAGTTCTCCCTGTCGGAAGGTAG
- a CDS encoding SDR family NAD(P)-dependent oxidoreductase, whose protein sequence is MEIHPESPGNTPPEKTSSRTPFFSRIFLTGASSGLGKALALESAHPGVSMGLLARRTSLLESLAGEVRKKGVNVTIYTGDVRDKTFLQEAGMDFQQRYGVPDCLIANAGIRGPLYAGMTDRCEEDVMETNFHGARNTILPFLPGMTGNRSGSILVISSLASYLALPEAGGYCASKAALNLWCGSLRYDLKQHGVTLTLVNPGFIRTEMTQDNPYPMPFVLEPEKAARLILKAARKKTPVYSFPAGLAWPLRFLASLPLPLREFLLSRVLRRKHPSRT, encoded by the coding sequence ATGGAAATCCATCCGGAATCTCCCGGGAACACTCCCCCGGAGAAAACGTCGTCCCGCACTCCTTTCTTCTCCCGGATTTTTCTGACAGGCGCATCCTCTGGTCTGGGAAAAGCCCTGGCCCTGGAATCCGCCCATCCCGGTGTCTCCATGGGGTTATTGGCTCGTCGAACAAGTCTCCTGGAATCTCTGGCCGGAGAAGTCCGGAAAAAGGGGGTCAACGTGACGATCTACACGGGAGACGTCCGTGACAAAACCTTTCTGCAAGAAGCGGGAATGGACTTTCAACAGCGTTACGGCGTTCCCGATTGCCTGATTGCCAACGCCGGGATACGGGGGCCTTTATATGCAGGGATGACAGATCGATGTGAAGAGGACGTGATGGAGACGAACTTTCATGGTGCAAGAAATACAATCCTGCCTTTTCTTCCTGGAATGACAGGCAACCGGAGTGGATCGATCCTTGTCATATCCAGCCTTGCATCCTATCTTGCACTCCCGGAAGCCGGAGGATACTGTGCATCAAAAGCGGCCCTGAACCTCTGGTGCGGATCCCTTCGGTACGACTTGAAACAGCATGGGGTCACCCTCACACTTGTGAATCCCGGATTTATCCGAACAGAGATGACACAGGACAATCCCTATCCCATGCCCTTTGTTCTGGAACCGGAAAAAGCCGCCCGGCTCATTCTGAAGGCGGCCAGAAAAAAAACACCCGTCTACTCGTTCCCTGCTGGTCTGGCCTGGCCCTTAAGATTTTTGGCTTCTCTCCCCCTGCCCTTGAGAGAGTTTCTCCTGTCGAGGGTACTCCGGAGAAAACATCCTTCACGAACGTGA
- a CDS encoding c-type cytochrome gives MRVFRIYLLTGLLVMAFAGSGNTAWALQPGDPARGKEVYNQYCYKCHGMNGDGKGEVGGVAFPPPANFRDPALWKGKPDSFFIDVITNGYNYGKMPPWWDVISKQDIQDVFAYIKTFRPK, from the coding sequence GTGCGCGTTTTTCGGATTTATCTGTTGACCGGTCTTCTTGTCATGGCGTTTGCGGGTTCAGGGAATACCGCATGGGCGCTCCAGCCGGGTGACCCTGCACGTGGCAAGGAAGTTTACAATCAGTATTGTTATAAATGTCATGGTATGAATGGGGATGGCAAGGGAGAAGTCGGAGGGGTCGCGTTTCCTCCTCCTGCCAACTTTCGGGACCCGGCGCTCTGGAAAGGAAAGCCCGACTCTTTTTTTATTGATGTGATCACGAACGGTTACAACTACGGGAAGATGCCTCCCTGGTGGGACGTGATTTCAAAGCAGGACATCCAGGATGTGTTCGCCTACATCAAGACGTTTCGTCCGAAATAA
- a CDS encoding FAD-dependent oxidoreductase: METVGTFFRKGLVAENTLFFQVVLPPDTGDRFEPGQYAHLEWASPDNPEEKGDGRDFSIASPPDEWPVLSFATRLTGSSFKKHLENAPDGTPLRVSGPYGEFTLPPGLETRKWNQPIVFIAGGIGITPFRSMLHHALGKFPSVPFFLFTTNRSVTSIPFLDELRGLARKHKNLFLDQIVSRTESPLPPDMESGILTPDRMFEAIGERARNGDYYIAGTPSLVSSFITALSGSHILPEKIHADPFFGYP; encoded by the coding sequence ATGGAAACGGTCGGAACCTTTTTCCGTAAAGGTCTGGTTGCGGAGAACACCCTTTTTTTTCAGGTCGTTCTCCCCCCGGATACCGGAGACCGGTTTGAACCCGGTCAATATGCACATCTGGAATGGGCTTCCCCGGACAACCCGGAAGAAAAAGGGGATGGGCGTGACTTTTCAATCGCCTCCCCCCCGGACGAATGGCCCGTCCTGTCTTTTGCGACCAGACTGACGGGATCGTCCTTCAAAAAACATCTGGAAAACGCTCCCGATGGGACGCCTCTCCGTGTATCCGGACCTTACGGAGAGTTCACCTTGCCTCCCGGCCTCGAGACACGCAAATGGAACCAGCCGATTGTTTTTATTGCCGGGGGAATCGGGATTACACCCTTCAGAAGCATGCTGCACCATGCCCTGGGAAAATTCCCCTCTGTCCCATTCTTCCTTTTCACAACGAACCGTTCCGTGACATCGATCCCCTTTCTGGACGAGCTCCGCGGTCTGGCCAGAAAACACAAAAACCTCTTTCTGGATCAGATCGTTTCCAGAACAGAATCTCCGCTTCCCCCCGACATGGAAAGCGGTATCCTGACGCCCGACAGGATGTTTGAAGCCATCGGAGAACGCGCCAGAAACGGAGACTACTACATCGCCGGAACCCCCTCCCTGGTGTCCTCCTTTATCACTGCGCTCTCAGGCAGCCATATCCTTCCGGAAAAAATTCACGCCGATCCTTTTTTCGGATACCCCTGA
- a CDS encoding phosphomannomutase/phosphoglucomutase: MIHPDPKIFREYDIRGNADRDLSDATVYAIGKAYASLLKESGGKRVALGQDVRLSSPRIARSMEDALLASGVDVLDVGKVPTPLLYFSLFKLPVDGGIMITGSHNPAADNGIKMAIGKETIFGSAIQEIRKRTSFAPSTNGHPSRKGVRTNSPIRETYLSEMAANFGKLPLFHNRPLRVVLDCGNGTAGLVAQDLFSPLGIELHCLYQDPDGHFPHHHPDPTVPENLSDLIAHVKKNQADLGIAFDGDSDRIGVVTESGHILFGDQLLLLFAQQVLESRPGSVILSEVKASRILYDEVARMGGKPLMWKAGHSLIKAKMKETKAPLAGEMSGHIFFADRYYGYDDALYAGIRLLELLTLRQKTLSELLAPFPKAVSTPEIRRDSTDDRKFLVVSRLREILLQKNYTFSDIDGVRIDFSDGWGLVRASNTQPVLVLRFEGPTPQRRDAIQQEIEALLSEAEKTLPQTS, from the coding sequence ATGATTCATCCTGATCCAAAGATTTTTCGTGAATACGATATCCGGGGAAATGCAGACCGCGACCTTTCGGATGCGACTGTTTACGCGATCGGAAAGGCCTATGCCTCTCTTCTGAAAGAATCCGGCGGAAAACGGGTGGCTCTTGGACAGGACGTCCGGCTGTCTTCACCAAGAATTGCCAGATCCATGGAAGATGCCCTTCTGGCGTCGGGAGTCGACGTTCTCGACGTCGGCAAGGTTCCGACGCCCCTTCTCTATTTTTCTCTTTTCAAGCTTCCGGTGGACGGTGGCATCATGATCACCGGCAGTCATAACCCCGCTGCCGACAATGGAATCAAGATGGCCATCGGGAAGGAGACCATTTTCGGCAGCGCCATTCAGGAAATCCGAAAACGGACCTCTTTTGCCCCCTCCACCAACGGTCACCCCTCCAGAAAAGGGGTTCGGACAAACTCTCCCATCCGGGAAACCTATCTTTCGGAAATGGCCGCCAACTTTGGAAAGCTGCCCCTTTTTCACAATCGTCCCCTGCGCGTTGTCCTCGATTGCGGGAACGGAACAGCCGGTCTCGTCGCACAGGATCTTTTCTCCCCCCTGGGAATCGAACTGCACTGCCTATACCAGGATCCGGACGGACATTTCCCTCACCATCACCCAGACCCGACTGTCCCGGAAAATCTCTCCGACCTGATCGCGCACGTCAAAAAAAACCAGGCGGACCTTGGAATAGCCTTTGACGGAGACTCCGACCGGATCGGTGTCGTGACAGAATCGGGACATATACTGTTTGGGGATCAGCTTCTTCTTCTTTTCGCACAGCAGGTCCTGGAATCCCGTCCGGGCTCTGTGATCCTCTCGGAAGTCAAGGCATCCCGGATTCTTTATGATGAAGTTGCCCGAATGGGCGGGAAACCGCTCATGTGGAAGGCCGGTCATTCCCTGATCAAAGCGAAGATGAAAGAAACAAAAGCCCCTCTTGCTGGAGAAATGAGCGGACACATCTTCTTTGCGGATCGCTATTATGGGTACGACGATGCCCTCTATGCCGGCATTCGTCTTCTTGAACTTCTGACCCTTCGGCAAAAAACCTTGTCCGAATTGCTTGCTCCTTTTCCAAAAGCGGTTTCGACACCGGAAATCAGAAGAGACTCCACCGATGATCGCAAATTTCTGGTGGTGTCCCGTCTTCGTGAGATCCTCCTGCAAAAGAACTACACGTTTTCCGACATTGATGGGGTCCGGATCGATTTTTCGGACGGCTGGGGACTTGTGCGCGCCTCCAACACCCAACCCGTTCTGGTTTTAAGATTTGAAGGTCCCACTCCGCAAAGAAGAGACGCGATTCAGCAAGAAATCGAAGCCCTTCTGTCCGAAGCCGAAAAAACTCTCCCTCAAACCTCCTGA
- a CDS encoding mannose-1-phosphate guanylyltransferase/mannose-6-phosphate isomerase produces MWFGIIMAGGSGTRFWPLSRELYPKQFLSLDGGSSLLQGTIDRVMPLIPQERLWIMVGPKHEAETRRVLRLAEREGLPAKVFVEPQSKNTLTPLAVAAACLARTDPEAVLAVMASDHLIAPQEKFLALLKQACSIAEKQDVILTFGVLPTRPETGFGYIELGEVVREESAGLSPVFRVKNFVEKPDRERAESYIAGKRHLWNSGMLAFRASVFLDELLQHQPEFHKTLRAYADAIGTKEENSLLKELYAKAPQTSVDYGLLEKSKNVWTISADLDWKDVGSWSALDDIAEKDESGNILRGNVVSLHNRNCILYGDKRILATIGLKDLVIVDTDDATLVCHKDEAQKVRDVVNELKNRNRVEAQEHRTTHRPWGHYTILDQGPNYKIKNVTVNPRARLSYQMHLHRSEHWVVIAGTARITLEDQEIFLHVNQSIDIPKTTRHRIENPGKVPLVIIEVQNGEYLEEDDIIRFSDDYQRQTEETRTGPAAGEKS; encoded by the coding sequence ATGTGGTTTGGCATTATTATGGCGGGCGGCTCTGGCACACGTTTCTGGCCACTGAGCAGAGAACTCTATCCCAAGCAGTTCTTGTCTCTTGACGGAGGCTCTTCGCTTCTCCAGGGCACGATCGACAGAGTCATGCCCCTGATTCCACAGGAGCGGCTCTGGATCATGGTGGGACCCAAGCACGAAGCCGAAACCCGCCGCGTTTTACGATTGGCAGAACGCGAAGGACTTCCGGCAAAAGTCTTTGTCGAACCCCAATCCAAGAATACCCTGACTCCTCTGGCCGTTGCAGCTGCCTGTCTTGCGCGGACCGATCCGGAGGCCGTTCTGGCCGTGATGGCCAGCGACCACCTGATTGCCCCGCAGGAAAAGTTTCTGGCCCTTCTTAAACAGGCCTGTTCCATCGCGGAAAAACAGGATGTGATCCTGACGTTCGGCGTTTTGCCCACCCGTCCCGAAACGGGCTTTGGATATATCGAATTGGGGGAAGTCGTTCGCGAAGAATCCGCCGGGCTCTCCCCTGTCTTTCGGGTCAAAAACTTCGTTGAAAAACCGGACCGCGAAAGAGCCGAAAGCTATATCGCCGGGAAACGCCATCTCTGGAACAGTGGAATGCTTGCCTTTCGTGCCAGCGTTTTTCTGGACGAACTCCTTCAACACCAGCCCGAATTTCACAAAACTCTCCGAGCCTACGCAGACGCGATCGGAACAAAAGAGGAAAACAGTCTCCTGAAGGAGCTTTATGCCAAAGCTCCTCAGACGTCCGTCGATTATGGTCTTCTGGAAAAATCGAAAAATGTCTGGACGATTTCGGCGGACCTTGACTGGAAGGACGTCGGTTCATGGAGCGCCCTGGACGACATTGCCGAAAAAGACGAGAGTGGAAACATTCTGCGTGGAAATGTTGTCTCCCTGCACAACCGCAATTGCATCCTTTACGGGGACAAACGCATTCTCGCCACCATCGGACTGAAGGACCTTGTCATCGTCGATACGGATGACGCCACCCTTGTCTGCCACAAGGATGAAGCCCAGAAAGTGCGCGATGTTGTCAACGAACTCAAAAACCGGAACCGCGTCGAAGCCCAGGAGCACCGGACAACCCACCGGCCTTGGGGACATTACACGATTCTGGACCAGGGGCCGAACTACAAGATCAAAAACGTGACAGTCAATCCCCGGGCGCGTCTCAGTTATCAGATGCACCTGCATCGCTCCGAACATTGGGTCGTCATCGCCGGGACTGCCCGGATCACCCTCGAAGACCAGGAGATTTTCCTGCACGTCAACCAGAGCATCGACATTCCCAAAACAACGCGTCACCGGATCGAAAATCCCGGCAAGGTTCCCCTTGTCATCATTGAAGTGCAGAATGGGGAATACCTTGAAGAGGACGACATCATCCGATTCTCGGACGACTATCAGAGGCAGACAGAAGAAACCCGCACAGGTCCGGCAGCCGGAGAAAAATCATGA
- a CDS encoding AMP-binding protein, whose product MKYLSLDGTPNTLFHFVLAWSRIRPDSPFVGEWLQEGEGLRYRAWSYREMLLLALEFGRTIRSLGLPPRTPVGLSASPGPAFIGMLLSLESEDLLPVLLDHAMPSAEMCSTLKNFGGRTLFLEKGLWEPETGERSEVSVHLFARSPEKPSLPEGEEWSRLLEESFERVSKDENREACLLLTSGTTGFPRGVSLTHGNLFSNVRSIENLDIYHSDSRVFGVLPLHHAYPLMSLLYLPVGHGATVAFPPDLQPSTLAACLSEFSPTLFPGVPSLWENFHRRIWEGIDRQGKKKRWLVQKILMPLVLGLRRKAGINPGRLLFASLHARFGPSMKILASGGAALPRQVAEDFWSWGLTMLEGYGLTETSPVLTFNTPRHVRLGSVGKAIPGVDLRIRPLDGQMPGEGEVQARGSNVALEYRLDAENRKPVREEDGWFSTGDIGRLEDGFLFLKGREKELLVLPNGKKLQPDAVEGLLEKDDLVLELALTLYHGVPWLLIRPDEDAFARRHIVQMKPVMESKVAALNARLPGHSRIGGFSITLDPMPRTRLGKLKRFVLPEIVTSLEKRHSTSPVPEGVLEDPAKKEVLRVLKEVTGLDRPVSLSDHLEVDLGLDSLGRIELAGRLEDLTGGPLEEEVFDSVRTVQDLLDIMSGRLVRISGEKADVRILEPDLTEVEKAFIPSRPSTRDGALPLWFQLLHKILRAVFSVVFGIRWPRFSDNGGQWQVTGPGGGRIDWPSSPFVLVANHESYLDGILLSLMLPPAILREVMFWGYSPLFEQGILKKWKNILGVVSIDPEEAVTGLRIGYHLLREGRSLAIFPEGERSLSGSLQTFRPGTGYILSACPVPVIPCAIFGAFKAWPRHRKFPRPATIRLRIGPVIPADRIEGQSGNRITALLEESVRALLILG is encoded by the coding sequence TTGAAATACCTCAGTCTGGATGGTACACCGAACACGCTTTTCCATTTTGTGCTGGCCTGGTCCCGGATCCGACCGGATTCTCCCTTTGTCGGGGAGTGGCTGCAGGAAGGGGAAGGTCTCCGTTATCGCGCCTGGTCCTACAGGGAAATGCTTCTCCTGGCCCTGGAGTTCGGTCGCACCATTCGATCCCTGGGTCTGCCTCCCAGGACTCCTGTCGGCTTGTCCGCCTCTCCGGGTCCCGCATTTATCGGGATGCTGCTGTCCCTTGAGTCCGAAGATCTTTTGCCTGTTCTTCTCGATCATGCCATGCCATCGGCCGAGATGTGCTCGACTCTGAAAAACTTTGGAGGACGAACCCTGTTTTTGGAAAAAGGGCTCTGGGAGCCAGAGACAGGGGAAAGGTCCGAAGTGTCTGTCCATCTTTTTGCAAGGTCTCCGGAAAAACCCTCTCTCCCGGAGGGAGAGGAATGGTCCCGACTCCTGGAAGAGAGCTTTGAACGGGTGTCCAAGGACGAGAACCGGGAGGCGTGCCTTCTTCTGACGTCCGGAACAACAGGATTTCCCAGGGGAGTCTCCCTGACCCATGGCAACCTTTTTTCCAATGTCCGGAGTATCGAAAATCTCGATATTTATCATTCGGACTCCCGGGTCTTCGGGGTTCTTCCTCTCCATCACGCCTACCCCCTGATGTCCCTTCTCTATCTGCCTGTCGGTCATGGTGCAACCGTGGCTTTTCCTCCCGACCTCCAGCCGTCCACTCTTGCGGCATGCCTTTCGGAATTTTCTCCGACTCTCTTCCCGGGGGTGCCATCGCTCTGGGAAAACTTTCATCGACGGATTTGGGAAGGCATCGACCGCCAGGGAAAGAAAAAACGATGGCTTGTTCAGAAAATCCTCATGCCGCTGGTCCTGGGTTTGCGACGGAAAGCCGGGATCAATCCCGGCCGACTGTTATTTGCTTCCCTGCATGCCCGATTCGGTCCGTCGATGAAAATTCTGGCTTCTGGCGGAGCGGCCCTTCCCCGTCAGGTGGCGGAGGATTTCTGGTCCTGGGGGCTGACAATGCTCGAGGGATACGGTCTGACGGAAACATCCCCCGTTCTGACTTTCAATACTCCCCGCCATGTCCGACTGGGGTCTGTCGGAAAGGCGATACCGGGTGTGGATCTCCGGATTCGTCCTCTGGATGGGCAGATGCCGGGAGAAGGAGAGGTGCAGGCCCGTGGCAGCAACGTTGCGCTTGAATACAGGCTTGACGCCGAAAATCGAAAACCCGTCCGCGAAGAAGACGGGTGGTTTTCCACCGGCGATATCGGACGTCTGGAAGACGGCTTTCTCTTTCTGAAAGGTCGGGAAAAAGAGCTCCTTGTTCTTCCGAACGGGAAAAAACTGCAGCCGGATGCGGTCGAAGGGTTGCTGGAAAAGGATGATCTTGTTCTGGAACTCGCTCTGACGCTTTATCACGGAGTTCCCTGGCTTTTGATCCGTCCGGACGAAGATGCTTTTGCCAGAAGACACATTGTCCAGATGAAACCCGTTATGGAATCCAAAGTGGCCGCCCTCAATGCCCGATTGCCGGGGCATAGCCGGATCGGAGGGTTTTCCATCACGCTCGATCCGATGCCCCGGACGCGCCTTGGCAAACTCAAACGATTTGTCTTGCCGGAAATCGTCACCTCCCTCGAAAAGCGCCACAGTACTTCGCCTGTTCCGGAAGGGGTCCTGGAAGACCCTGCGAAGAAGGAGGTCCTGCGTGTTCTGAAAGAGGTGACCGGATTGGACAGACCTGTGTCGCTCTCCGATCATCTCGAAGTGGATCTTGGACTCGATTCTCTGGGAAGGATCGAGCTTGCGGGCCGCCTAGAAGATCTCACGGGAGGTCCGCTCGAAGAGGAGGTATTCGATTCGGTGCGGACTGTCCAGGATCTGCTGGACATAATGTCGGGCCGTCTGGTCCGGATTTCCGGGGAAAAGGCCGACGTGCGCATTCTGGAGCCGGACCTCACGGAGGTCGAGAAGGCGTTTATTCCGAGTCGTCCTTCCACCAGGGACGGGGCATTGCCTCTCTGGTTTCAGCTTCTGCACAAGATCCTGCGGGCTGTCTTTTCTGTTGTTTTCGGGATTCGGTGGCCAAGGTTTTCTGACAACGGGGGCCAATGGCAGGTAACGGGTCCGGGCGGGGGCCGGATTGACTGGCCTTCCAGTCCTTTCGTGCTTGTCGCCAACCATGAAAGTTATCTGGACGGGATTCTCCTGTCCCTCATGCTTCCTCCCGCCATTCTCCGCGAGGTCATGTTCTGGGGCTATTCTCCGCTCTTTGAGCAAGGGATTCTGAAAAAATGGAAGAATATTCTGGGTGTTGTTTCCATCGATCCCGAAGAAGCGGTCACCGGTCTTCGCATCGGCTATCATCTCCTCCGTGAAGGGAGGTCTCTGGCCATCTTCCCGGAAGGGGAGAGGTCCCTGTCGGGAAGTCTGCAGACCTTTCGTCCGGGGACGGGATACATCTTGTCCGCCTGTCCTGTGCCTGTCATTCCCTGCGCAATTTTCGGAGCCTTCAAAGCCTGGCCAAGGCATCGGAAGTTTCCCCGACCGGCCACGATCCGTCTCCGGATCGGTCCGGTCATTCCCGCCGACCGGATAGAAGGGCAGTCCGGCAACCGGATCACCGCTCTTCTGGAGGAGTCCGTCCGGGCCTTACTGATTTTGGGGTAG
- the era gene encoding GTPase Era yields MPKNPVPSLPVGEEQASNSAHSRSGFVSLVGLPNSGKSTLVNAIVGEKIAATSPVAQTTRTLIQGIHTTTRGQIVFYDTPGFHRLSHAFNQLMGTVAREALLLADVVVWVVSLDPLPGPQDVEKMRQILLPALGGRPLVIAATKMDRAKPQGMIPRLLEIEKWGFPGEIIPVSGLKEKNLDRFLNLLFDLLPAGEPVFDREWYTSQTVRQLAREYIQEKIFLQLREEVPHQAAVLIEEFEEPQSPGEITRITGSIFVERLSQKGILIGQKGERIREISQAARKDIERLVGGKVFLRLDVRVSEGWRENPGMLRELGYMPE; encoded by the coding sequence ATGCCGAAAAACCCCGTTCCATCCTTGCCTGTCGGGGAGGAGCAAGCCTCGAACAGCGCCCATTCCCGTTCCGGATTTGTCTCTCTGGTAGGACTCCCGAACTCCGGAAAGTCGACACTGGTCAATGCAATCGTTGGAGAAAAGATTGCGGCAACCTCACCCGTCGCCCAGACCACCCGAACCCTGATCCAGGGGATCCACACCACCACTCGCGGTCAGATTGTCTTCTATGATACGCCGGGGTTTCACCGTTTGTCGCACGCTTTCAACCAGCTCATGGGGACTGTGGCGAGAGAAGCTCTCCTTTTGGCCGATGTTGTCGTCTGGGTCGTGAGTCTCGATCCTTTGCCGGGCCCGCAGGATGTGGAGAAAATGCGGCAGATTCTTCTTCCCGCTCTCGGGGGGAGACCGTTGGTGATCGCCGCGACAAAAATGGACCGGGCAAAGCCCCAGGGGATGATTCCACGCCTTCTGGAAATTGAAAAATGGGGGTTCCCGGGTGAAATCATACCGGTTTCCGGTTTAAAAGAAAAAAATCTTGACCGGTTTCTCAATCTTCTCTTTGACCTTCTTCCTGCAGGAGAGCCCGTCTTCGACCGGGAATGGTACACAAGCCAGACCGTCCGTCAGTTGGCGCGCGAGTATATTCAGGAAAAAATTTTCTTGCAGCTGAGAGAGGAAGTTCCCCATCAGGCAGCTGTATTGATCGAAGAGTTTGAGGAACCGCAATCCCCGGGCGAAATTACGCGAATCACGGGTTCTATTTTTGTCGAACGACTCTCCCAGAAAGGCATTCTGATCGGACAGAAGGGAGAGAGGATCCGTGAAATCAGCCAGGCAGCCAGGAAGGATATCGAAAGACTTGTGGGAGGAAAAGTTTTTTTGCGTCTGGATGTGCGGGTTTCCGAAGGTTGGCGTGAAAATCCCGGTATGCTTCGGGAGCTTGGATATATGCCCGAATAA
- a CDS encoding globin domain-containing protein, producing the protein MAINTEAIKKSVDVLAPHGTKVTEYFYNYLFRKYPEVRPMFPDDMGPQAKRLLDSIVYIASNIDNLDKLVPYLERLGAGHTKYNTRPEHYPAVGDALLATLSHFAGAAWTPELRESWTEAYSVASDVMIKAAR; encoded by the coding sequence ATGGCGATCAACACGGAAGCAATCAAGAAGAGCGTCGATGTTCTGGCACCGCATGGAACAAAAGTCACGGAATATTTTTATAACTATCTGTTTAGAAAATACCCCGAAGTTCGCCCCATGTTTCCTGACGATATGGGCCCCCAGGCGAAACGTCTCCTGGATTCAATCGTTTACATTGCCAGCAATATCGACAACCTGGACAAACTTGTTCCCTACCTGGAACGGCTTGGAGCGGGACACACAAAATACAACACGCGTCCGGAACATTACCCCGCCGTTGGAGATGCCCTTCTGGCCACTCTCAGCCATTTTGCCGGTGCCGCATGGACTCCCGAACTCAGGGAATCCTGGACGGAAGCCTACTCCGTCGCATCGGATGTGATGATCAAGGCCGCACGATAA